From a single Micromonospora pallida genomic region:
- a CDS encoding NAD(P)/FAD-dependent oxidoreductase, with translation MVVGNGVIGSSIAFELSRRGVSVARIGEPNRKYAASMASGAMLGCFGEVTTSLLATDHGRAKLSIDYEARGMWSDWGAALADASGDETGLITSQGTVVLLNSTGSKAIDTGNFQAIESTLKAYDEPYERVDPQTDPWLEPNDLHRSLLGLYIPNEHSVDSSLLMAKLDAALVNRSGTIVDGRARGLVTEGYRTTGVLLEDGSVVGADTVIIAAGSTSNDLLDAFEDIKQRVPFMVNGYGVSALVETGDGRLPESVMRTPNRAFACGLHCVPRSDGTLYLGATNIISREPRQYALLSDFKFLIECAMDQLHTNLDDASLLKVQVGNRPIPVDGFPLFGKVDGVANLWMATGTYRDGLHQSPLLAQQMADMLGGKEAHSSLRDFVPVRPPLSSGTREEIVETTVTHTLGTGWEMKWNVSREWPAILAPNLRDTYRRIVDGLHPTFTPPPELLVELDDVLEEDADPLLATLLAYYKAWS, from the coding sequence GTGGTAGTCGGGAACGGAGTCATCGGTTCCTCCATCGCCTTCGAGTTGTCGCGTCGTGGGGTGAGCGTCGCCCGGATCGGCGAACCGAACCGGAAGTACGCGGCCTCCATGGCGTCTGGTGCCATGCTGGGATGTTTCGGCGAGGTGACCACCTCGCTGCTGGCGACCGACCACGGCCGGGCCAAGTTGTCGATCGACTACGAGGCGCGCGGCATGTGGTCGGACTGGGGGGCGGCCCTGGCCGACGCGTCCGGTGACGAGACCGGACTGATCACGTCCCAAGGCACCGTGGTCCTCCTCAACAGCACCGGCTCCAAGGCGATCGACACCGGGAACTTCCAGGCCATCGAGTCCACCCTGAAGGCGTACGACGAGCCCTACGAGCGAGTCGATCCGCAGACGGACCCCTGGCTGGAGCCGAACGACCTGCACCGGTCCCTGCTGGGGCTGTACATCCCCAACGAGCACTCGGTCGACTCGTCGCTGCTGATGGCCAAGCTGGACGCGGCGCTGGTGAACAGGTCGGGAACGATCGTGGACGGCCGGGCCCGGGGCCTCGTCACCGAGGGGTACCGGACCACCGGGGTCCTGCTCGAGGACGGGAGCGTCGTCGGCGCCGACACCGTGATCATCGCCGCCGGTTCGACGTCCAACGACCTGCTGGACGCCTTCGAGGACATTAAGCAGCGGGTTCCTTTCATGGTCAACGGGTACGGGGTGTCGGCGCTCGTCGAGACGGGGGACGGCCGGCTGCCCGAGTCCGTCATGCGGACGCCGAACCGGGCCTTCGCCTGTGGCCTGCACTGTGTGCCCCGGTCAGACGGCACCCTGTACCTCGGGGCCACGAACATCATTTCTCGGGAACCACGGCAGTACGCGTTGCTCAGTGACTTCAAGTTCCTGATCGAGTGCGCCATGGACCAGCTGCACACCAACCTGGACGACGCCTCCCTCCTGAAGGTCCAGGTGGGCAACCGGCCGATTCCCGTGGACGGTTTCCCGTTGTTCGGCAAGGTCGACGGTGTCGCCAACCTGTGGATGGCCACCGGCACCTACCGCGACGGCCTGCACCAGTCGCCGCTGCTCGCCCAGCAGATGGCCGACATGCTGGGGGGCAAGGAGGCACACTCGTCCCTGCGTGACTTCGTACCGGTCCGGCCGCCGCTGTCGTCCGGCACCCGCGAGGAGATCGTCGAGACGACGGTCACCCACACGCTGGGTACCGGCTGGGAGATGAAGTGGAACGTCAGCCGGGAGTGGCCCGCGATCCTCGCCCCGAATCTGCGTGACACGTACCGCCGTATCGTCGACGGTCTGCACCCGACGTTCACTCCGCCGCCGGAGTTGCTGGTCGAGTTGGACGACGTGTTGGAGGAGGACGCCGATCCGCTCCTGGCCACCCTGCTGGCCTACTACAAGGCATGGAGCTGA
- a CDS encoding vWA domain-containing protein encodes MAAAPSRRIRQWLPYTAAATAGLVVIAGAFVFVGQRDGDTERPRADCATKLEVTSSTEKVALLVELAKQYNSSDRSLEGGGCAQVHVSGLNSGAATEALAAGWTGTGLPVPQVWLPTSSLWTGQLRLLDQAAGRAPQTPDHRYPSIANSPLVIAMPKPKGELVRQRGLLGWGEILGLSGRQGWAGFGKPEWGRFTFGKDNPNLSTSGLAATIATYYAAVQRSSDLTRADLADPAVTQFVRRIEANVSHYSDDSVDLLRDLAEADLAGGGASTDDMSAIVMQEELVHLYNEGALSPRRDGEERGRRPNVPLVAVHPKEGTFNLDHPFVVLPTADERQRVAADDFFDFLTEDPQQRSFARLGFRDHKRGAPAELLASVGPEPTGGLTYFDPPDPAVVEAMLDSWSTLRKKANILIALDTSGSMEAAVGNRTRFQVASAAAAEGLALLNAEDRVGLWSFSSETSQRPNSPYREEVRLGDFDQKKITSRIAGLHVEGSTALYATVRAAHKQLTERYDPERINAVVVLTDGKNEYSRDNDLARLLTDVALDPDRPVKVFCIAFDRDSDFATLDKIAKASSGKAFDATDPATIDEAFVKLVSSF; translated from the coding sequence ATGGCCGCCGCCCCGTCGCGTCGTATCCGGCAGTGGTTGCCGTACACCGCCGCCGCCACCGCCGGACTGGTGGTCATCGCCGGGGCGTTCGTGTTCGTCGGGCAGCGGGACGGGGACACCGAGCGGCCCCGGGCCGACTGTGCCACCAAGCTGGAGGTCACCTCCTCGACCGAGAAGGTTGCGCTCCTGGTCGAGCTGGCCAAGCAGTACAACAGCAGCGACCGGTCGCTGGAGGGCGGCGGCTGTGCCCAGGTGCACGTCAGCGGCCTGAACTCGGGCGCGGCCACCGAGGCGTTGGCCGCCGGCTGGACCGGCACCGGCCTGCCGGTGCCGCAGGTCTGGCTGCCCACGTCGAGCCTGTGGACCGGTCAGCTCCGGTTGCTCGACCAGGCCGCCGGCCGGGCACCGCAGACCCCGGACCACCGGTACCCGTCGATCGCGAACAGCCCGTTGGTGATCGCGATGCCCAAGCCCAAGGGCGAGCTGGTCCGCCAGCGCGGACTGCTGGGCTGGGGGGAGATCCTCGGCCTCTCCGGACGGCAGGGGTGGGCCGGCTTCGGCAAGCCGGAGTGGGGGCGGTTCACCTTCGGCAAGGACAACCCGAACCTCTCCACGTCGGGGCTGGCGGCGACCATCGCCACCTACTACGCGGCCGTGCAGCGGTCCAGCGACCTGACCCGCGCCGACCTCGCCGACCCGGCGGTGACGCAGTTCGTCCGGCGGATCGAGGCCAACGTGTCGCACTACAGCGACGACTCGGTCGACCTGCTGCGGGACCTCGCCGAGGCCGACCTGGCCGGTGGGGGCGCCAGCACGGACGACATGAGCGCCATCGTCATGCAGGAGGAGCTGGTCCACCTCTACAACGAGGGGGCGTTGAGCCCGCGGCGGGACGGCGAGGAGCGGGGCCGCCGGCCGAACGTCCCGCTGGTCGCCGTCCACCCGAAGGAGGGCACCTTCAACCTGGACCACCCGTTCGTGGTGCTTCCCACCGCCGACGAACGGCAGCGCGTCGCGGCGGACGACTTCTTCGACTTCCTGACCGAGGACCCGCAGCAGCGCAGCTTCGCCCGGCTCGGCTTCCGCGACCACAAGCGCGGCGCGCCGGCGGAGCTGCTGGCCAGCGTCGGTCCCGAGCCGACCGGCGGACTGACCTACTTCGACCCGCCGGACCCGGCCGTGGTCGAGGCCATGCTGGACAGCTGGAGCACGCTACGCAAGAAGGCCAACATCCTGATCGCCCTGGACACCTCCGGGTCGATGGAGGCGGCCGTCGGCAACCGGACCCGCTTCCAGGTCGCCTCGGCGGCGGCGGCCGAGGGGCTCGCGCTGCTCAACGCGGAGGACCGGGTCGGACTCTGGTCGTTCTCCTCGGAGACGTCGCAGCGGCCGAACAGCCCGTACCGGGAGGAGGTCCGGCTCGGCGACTTCGACCAGAAGAAAATCACCAGTCGGATCGCCGGCCTGCACGTCGAGGGGAGCACTGCCCTCTATGCCACGGTCCGGGCCGCCCACAAGCAGCTGACCGAACGGTACGACCCGGAGCGGATCAACGCCGTCGTCGTGCTGACCGACGGCAAGAACGAGTACAGCCGGGACAACGACCTGGCCCGGCTGCTCACCGACGTCGCCCTGGACCCGGACCGCCCGGTCAAGGTCTTCTGCATCGCCTTCGACCGGGATTCGGACTTCGCCACCCTGGACAAGATCGCCAAGGCGTCCTCGGGCAAGGCGTTCGACGCCACCGACCCCGCCACGATCGACGAGGCGTTCGTGAAGCTGGTCAGCAGCTTCTGA